In Nocardia sputorum, a single genomic region encodes these proteins:
- the purF gene encoding amidophosphoribosyltransferase, with protein MTNAELPVQSISATSCPAPDVDENEPREECGVFGVWAPSEEVAKLTYYGLYALQHRGQEAAGIAVSDGSQILVFKDLGLVSQVFDEQTLAAMPGHIAVGHCRYSTTGGVTWENAQPIFRTTAVGSGVALGHNGNLVNTAELAGRARELGLLGASVRGGRPQPAAATSDSDVVTALLAHASADSSIEQAAMELLPTLKGAFCLTFMDEHTLYAARDPHGVRPLCLGRLERGWVVASETAALDIVGAAFVREIEPGELLAIDADGVRSMRFANPEPKGCVFEYVYLARPDSTIAGRSVHATRVEIGRRLAKEHPVDADLVIPVPESGTPAAVGYAQGSGVPYGQGLMKNAYVGRTFIQPSQTIRQLGIRLKLNPLREVIRGKRLIVVDDSIVRGNTQRALIRMLREAGAVEIHVRIASPPVKWPCFYGIDFASRAELIANGAGTEGDVADMVEGVRRSIGADTLGYISLDGMVAATEQPRSRLCAACFDGNYPIPLPTEAAIGKNVLEGMLTGQSEAVLLGENANASALSRP; from the coding sequence GTGACCAACGCCGAACTGCCGGTCCAGAGCATTTCCGCCACCTCCTGTCCCGCCCCGGACGTCGACGAGAACGAGCCGCGCGAGGAGTGCGGAGTCTTCGGAGTCTGGGCGCCGAGCGAAGAAGTGGCGAAACTCACGTACTACGGGCTCTATGCTCTGCAACACCGTGGGCAGGAGGCGGCGGGCATCGCGGTGTCGGACGGCTCGCAGATTCTCGTCTTCAAGGATCTGGGTCTGGTCAGCCAGGTGTTCGACGAGCAGACCTTGGCAGCCATGCCGGGCCACATCGCCGTCGGCCACTGCCGCTACTCCACCACGGGTGGAGTGACCTGGGAGAACGCCCAGCCCATCTTCCGCACCACCGCGGTCGGTTCCGGAGTTGCCCTGGGCCACAACGGCAATCTGGTCAACACCGCCGAATTGGCCGGTCGCGCACGCGAACTCGGACTGCTCGGCGCCTCCGTGCGGGGCGGCCGCCCGCAGCCCGCCGCGGCGACCTCCGACTCCGACGTGGTCACCGCGCTGCTCGCGCACGCCTCCGCCGACTCCAGCATCGAGCAGGCCGCGATGGAACTGCTGCCCACCTTGAAGGGCGCGTTCTGCCTGACGTTCATGGACGAGCACACCCTTTACGCCGCGCGCGACCCGCACGGCGTGCGCCCGCTGTGCCTGGGCAGGCTGGAGCGTGGCTGGGTCGTTGCCAGTGAGACCGCCGCGTTGGACATCGTCGGCGCCGCATTCGTCCGCGAGATCGAACCCGGCGAACTGCTGGCGATCGACGCCGACGGCGTGCGCTCGATGCGCTTCGCCAACCCCGAGCCCAAGGGCTGCGTCTTCGAGTACGTGTACCTGGCCCGGCCGGACAGCACCATCGCGGGCCGTTCGGTGCACGCCACCCGGGTGGAGATCGGCCGGCGCCTGGCGAAGGAGCACCCGGTCGACGCCGACCTGGTGATCCCGGTCCCCGAATCCGGGACCCCGGCCGCCGTCGGCTACGCGCAGGGGTCGGGCGTGCCCTACGGCCAGGGTCTGATGAAGAACGCCTACGTCGGTCGCACGTTCATCCAGCCCAGCCAGACCATCCGGCAGCTGGGCATCCGGCTCAAGCTCAATCCGCTGCGCGAGGTCATCCGGGGCAAGCGCCTGATCGTCGTGGACGACTCGATCGTGCGCGGCAACACCCAGCGCGCGCTGATTCGGATGCTGCGCGAGGCGGGCGCGGTGGAGATCCACGTGCGGATCGCCTCGCCGCCGGTGAAGTGGCCGTGCTTCTACGGCATCGACTTCGCCTCCCGCGCGGAGTTGATCGCCAACGGGGCGGGAACCGAGGGTGACGTCGCGGACATGGTCGAGGGCGTGCGCCGCTCGATCGGCGCCGACACCCTCGGCTACATCTCGCTCGACGGCATGGTCGCCGCGACCGAACAGCCGCGCTCGCGGCTGTGCGCCGCGTGCTTCGACGGCAACTACCCGATCCCGCTGCCCACCGAGGCCGCCATCGGGAAGAACGTGCTCGAGGGCATGCTCACCGGCCAGTCCGAGGCCGTGCTGCTGGGCGAGAACGCGAACGCGAGCGCGCTCAGCCGCCCGTGA
- a CDS encoding ABC transporter substrate-binding protein has product MAALGLLALAASVLAGCGSGRTGEDDGGGLVAGTTDKIFSLDPAAAYDNGSLVAETQIYQYLLNFAPGDATPQPDAAQKCEFTAPTVYTCTLKDGLKFANGNPLTATSVKFSFDRMLRINDPNGPASLLGNLEKTDVVDARTVAFTLKVANDQTFPAILPTQAGPIVDEKVYPPDRVLPDQDVVQGKGYSGPYTIAGYDKNKLVEYRAFADYNGILGKPKTETVSTKYYATTDNMKLDLQNGSLDVGYRSFTPTDIESLRGDGKVTVHEGPGGELRYIVFNLNTMPGGTPAQKLAVRKAVASTVDRAALADGVYKKTYLPAYSSVPQGVPGAAEPFKDIYGAQPNKDQAAKILADAGVPTPVELNLQYNPDHYGSSSSEEYAAIKSQLEATGLFRVNLQSTEWVTYQRERARDGYPLFQFGWFPDFPDPDNYLSPFFGPNNFLQSHFEDPGISAQLIAQATQPDKDQRLAQIQRVQRDLAQNFLPIVPLLSGKQIAVSAAGVHGVEQTLDASFKFRYTVLSK; this is encoded by the coding sequence ATCGCGGCCCTCGGGTTGCTGGCGCTGGCGGCGTCGGTACTGGCCGGCTGCGGTTCCGGGCGAACCGGTGAGGACGACGGCGGCGGCTTGGTGGCGGGCACCACCGACAAGATCTTCTCGCTCGATCCGGCGGCCGCCTACGACAACGGCTCACTGGTCGCCGAGACGCAGATCTACCAGTACCTGCTCAACTTCGCGCCCGGCGACGCGACGCCGCAGCCGGACGCCGCCCAGAAGTGCGAGTTCACCGCGCCCACGGTGTACACCTGCACGTTGAAGGACGGCCTGAAGTTCGCCAACGGCAACCCGCTGACCGCGACCAGCGTCAAGTTCTCCTTCGACCGGATGCTGCGGATCAACGACCCGAACGGCCCCGCGTCGCTGCTGGGCAACCTGGAGAAGACCGACGTGGTGGACGCCCGCACCGTCGCGTTCACGTTGAAGGTGGCCAACGATCAGACCTTCCCCGCGATCCTGCCCACTCAGGCGGGGCCGATCGTCGACGAGAAGGTGTACCCGCCGGACCGGGTTCTGCCGGACCAGGACGTGGTGCAGGGCAAGGGCTACTCCGGCCCGTACACCATCGCCGGTTACGACAAGAACAAACTGGTCGAGTATCGGGCGTTCGCCGACTACAACGGCATCCTCGGCAAGCCGAAGACCGAGACGGTGTCCACGAAGTACTACGCGACCACCGACAACATGAAGCTGGACCTGCAGAACGGTTCGCTCGACGTCGGGTACCGGTCGTTCACGCCCACCGACATCGAGTCGCTGCGCGGCGACGGCAAGGTCACCGTGCACGAGGGCCCCGGTGGCGAACTGCGCTACATCGTGTTCAACCTGAACACCATGCCGGGCGGCACGCCCGCGCAGAAACTGGCCGTGCGCAAGGCCGTCGCGTCCACCGTCGACCGGGCCGCGCTGGCCGACGGCGTCTACAAGAAGACGTATCTGCCCGCGTATTCGTCCGTGCCGCAGGGCGTGCCGGGTGCGGCGGAGCCGTTCAAGGACATCTACGGCGCCCAGCCGAACAAGGACCAGGCGGCGAAGATCCTGGCCGACGCCGGGGTGCCGACGCCGGTCGAGCTGAATCTCCAGTACAACCCGGACCACTACGGTTCCAGCAGCTCGGAGGAGTACGCGGCGATCAAGTCGCAGCTGGAGGCCACCGGCCTGTTCCGGGTGAACCTGCAATCCACCGAGTGGGTGACCTATCAGCGGGAACGCGCCCGCGACGGGTACCCGCTCTTCCAGTTCGGCTGGTTCCCGGACTTCCCGGACCCCGACAATTACCTGTCCCCGTTCTTCGGCCCGAACAACTTCCTGCAATCGCATTTCGAGGACCCGGGCATCTCCGCGCAGTTGATCGCCCAGGCTACCCAGCCCGACAAGGACCAGCGGCTCGCGCAGATCCAGCGGGTGCAGCGTGATCTCGCGCAGAACTTCCTGCCGATCGTCCCGCTGCTGTCCGGCAAGCAGATCGCGGTGTCGGCCGCCGGAGTGCACGGCGTGGAACAGACGCTCGACGCGTCGTTCAAGTTCCGCTACACGGTGCTGAGCAAGTGA